From a single Piliocolobus tephrosceles isolate RC106 chromosome 21, ASM277652v3, whole genome shotgun sequence genomic region:
- the NCLN gene encoding nicalin isoform X2 has protein sequence MLEEAGEVLENMLKASCLPLGFIVFLPAVLLLVAPPLPAADAAHEFTVYRMQQYDLQGQPYGTRNAVLNTEARTMAAEVLSRRCVLMRLLDFSYEQYQKALRQSAGAVVIILPRAMAAVPQDVVRQFMEIEPEMLAMETIVPVYFAVEDEALLSIYEQTQAASASQGSASAAEVLLRTATANGFQMVTSGVQSKAVSDWLIASVEGRLTGLGGEDLPTIVIVAHYDAFGVAPWLSLGADSNGSGVSVLLELARLFSRLYTYKRTHAAYNLLFFASGGGKFNYQGTKRWLEDNLDHTDSSLLQDNVAFVLCLDTVGRGSSLHLHVSKPPREGTLQHAFLRELETVAAHQFPEVRFSMVHKRINLAEDVLAWEHERFAIRRLPAFTLSHLESHRDGQRSSIMDVRSRVDSKTLTRNTRIIAEALTRVIYNLTEKGTPPDMPVFTEQMIQQEQLDSVMDWLTNQPRAAQLVDKDSTFLSTLEHHLSRYLKDVKQHHVKADKRDPEFVFYDQLKQVMNAYRVKPAVFDLLLAVGIAAYLGMAYVAVQHFSLLYKTVQRLLVKAKTQ, from the exons ATGCTGGAGGAAGCGGGCGAGGTGCTGGAGAACATGCTGAAGGCGTCGTGCCTGCCGCTTGGCTTCATCGTCTTCCTGCCCGCCGTGCTACTGCTGGTGGCGCCGCCGCTGCCCGCCGCCGACGCCGCGCACGAGTTCACCGTGTATCGCATGCAGCAGTACGACCTGCAGGGCCAGCCCTACG GCACGCGGAACGCGGTGCTGAACACGGAGGCGCGCACGATGGCGGCGGAGGTGCTGAGCCGCCGCTGTGTCCTCATGCGGTTACTGGACTTCTCCTACGAGCAGTACCAGAAGGCCCTGCGGCAGTCGGCGGGCGCCGTGGTCATCATCCTGCCCCGGGCCATGGCCGCCGTGCCCCAGGACGTCGTCCGG CAATTCATGGAGATTGAGCCCGAGATGCTGGCCATGGAGACCATCGTCCCCGTGTACTTTGCCGTGGAGGACGAGGCCCTGCTGTCCATCTACGAGCAGACCCAggccgcctccgcctcccagggctCTGCCTCTGCTGCTGAAG taCTGCTGCGTACGGCCACTGCCAACGGCTTCCAGATGGTCACCAGCGGGGTACAGAGCAAGGCCGTGAGTGACTGGCTCATCGCCAGCGTGGAG GGGCGGCTGACGGGGCTCGGCGGAGAGGACCTTCCCACCATCGTCATCGTGGCCCACTACGACGCCTTCGGAGTGGCCCCT TGGCTGTCTCTGGGCGCGGACTCCAACGGGAGCGGCGTCTCCGTGCTGCTGGAGCTGGCACGCCTCTTCTCCCGGCTCTACACCTACAAGCGCACGCACGCTGC GTACAACCTCCTGTTCTTTGCTTCTGGAGGAGGCAAGTTTAACTACCAGGGAACCAAGCGCTGGCTGGAAGACAACCTGGACCACACAG ACTCCAGCCTGCTTCAGGACAACGTGGCCTTCGTGCTGTGCCTGGACACTGTGGGCCGAGGCAGCAGCCTGCACCTGCACGTGTCCAAGCCGCCCCGGGAGGGCACCCTGCAGCACGCCTTCCTGCGGGAGCTGGAGACG GTGGCCGCACACCAGTTCCCCGAGGTACGGTTCTCCATGGTGCACAAGCGAATCAACCTGGCGGAGGACGTGCTGGCCTGGGAGCACGAGCGCTTCGCCATCCGCCGGCTGCCTGCCTTCACGCTGTCCCACCTGGAGAGCCACCGTGACGGTCAACGCAGCAGCATCATGGACGTGCG GTCCCGGGTGGATTCTAAGACTCTGACCCGTAACACGAGGATCATCGCCGAGGCCCTGACTCGAGTCATCTACAACCTCACGGAGAAG GGGACGCCGCCAGACATGCCGGTGTTCACGGAGCAGATG ATCCAGCAGGAGCAGCTGGACTCGGTGATGGACTGGCTCACCAACCAGCCCCGCGCCGCGCAGTTGGTGGACAAGGACAGCACCTTCCTCAGCACGCTGGAGCATCACCTGAGCCGCTACCTGAAGGACGTCAAGCAGCACCACGTCAAGGCCGACAAGCG GGACCCCGAGTTTGTCTTCTACGACCAGCTGAAGCAAGTGATGAATGCGTACAG AGTCAAGCCAGCCGTCTTTGACCTGCTCCTGGCCGTTGGCATTGCTGCCTACCTCGGCATGGCCTATGTGGCTGTCCAG cacttCAGCCTCCTCTACAAGACCGTCCAGAGGCTGCTCGTGAAGGCCAAGACACAGTGA
- the NCLN gene encoding nicalin isoform X1, protein MLEEAGEVLENMLKASCLPLGFIVFLPAVLLLVAPPLPAADAAHEFTVYRMQQYDLQGQPYGTRNAVLNTEARTMAAEVLSRRCVLMRLLDFSYEQYQKALRQSAGAVVIILPRAMAAVPQDVVRQFMEIEPEMLAMETIVPVYFAVEDEALLSIYEQTQAASASQGSASAAEVLLRTATANGFQMVTSGVQSKAVSDWLIASVEGRLTGLGGEDLPTIVIVAHYDAFGVAPWLSLGADSNGSGVSVLLELARLFSRLYTYKRTHAAYNLLFFASGGGKFNYQGTKRWLEDNLDHTDSSLLQDNVAFVLCLDTVGRGSSLHLHVSKPPREGTLQHAFLRELETVAAHQFPEVRFSMVHKRINLAEDVLAWEHERFAIRRLPAFTLSHLESHRDGQRSSIMDVRSRVDSKTLTRNTRIIAEALTRVIYNLTEKGTPPDMPVFTEQMQIQQEQLDSVMDWLTNQPRAAQLVDKDSTFLSTLEHHLSRYLKDVKQHHVKADKRDPEFVFYDQLKQVMNAYRVKPAVFDLLLAVGIAAYLGMAYVAVQHFSLLYKTVQRLLVKAKTQ, encoded by the exons ATGCTGGAGGAAGCGGGCGAGGTGCTGGAGAACATGCTGAAGGCGTCGTGCCTGCCGCTTGGCTTCATCGTCTTCCTGCCCGCCGTGCTACTGCTGGTGGCGCCGCCGCTGCCCGCCGCCGACGCCGCGCACGAGTTCACCGTGTATCGCATGCAGCAGTACGACCTGCAGGGCCAGCCCTACG GCACGCGGAACGCGGTGCTGAACACGGAGGCGCGCACGATGGCGGCGGAGGTGCTGAGCCGCCGCTGTGTCCTCATGCGGTTACTGGACTTCTCCTACGAGCAGTACCAGAAGGCCCTGCGGCAGTCGGCGGGCGCCGTGGTCATCATCCTGCCCCGGGCCATGGCCGCCGTGCCCCAGGACGTCGTCCGG CAATTCATGGAGATTGAGCCCGAGATGCTGGCCATGGAGACCATCGTCCCCGTGTACTTTGCCGTGGAGGACGAGGCCCTGCTGTCCATCTACGAGCAGACCCAggccgcctccgcctcccagggctCTGCCTCTGCTGCTGAAG taCTGCTGCGTACGGCCACTGCCAACGGCTTCCAGATGGTCACCAGCGGGGTACAGAGCAAGGCCGTGAGTGACTGGCTCATCGCCAGCGTGGAG GGGCGGCTGACGGGGCTCGGCGGAGAGGACCTTCCCACCATCGTCATCGTGGCCCACTACGACGCCTTCGGAGTGGCCCCT TGGCTGTCTCTGGGCGCGGACTCCAACGGGAGCGGCGTCTCCGTGCTGCTGGAGCTGGCACGCCTCTTCTCCCGGCTCTACACCTACAAGCGCACGCACGCTGC GTACAACCTCCTGTTCTTTGCTTCTGGAGGAGGCAAGTTTAACTACCAGGGAACCAAGCGCTGGCTGGAAGACAACCTGGACCACACAG ACTCCAGCCTGCTTCAGGACAACGTGGCCTTCGTGCTGTGCCTGGACACTGTGGGCCGAGGCAGCAGCCTGCACCTGCACGTGTCCAAGCCGCCCCGGGAGGGCACCCTGCAGCACGCCTTCCTGCGGGAGCTGGAGACG GTGGCCGCACACCAGTTCCCCGAGGTACGGTTCTCCATGGTGCACAAGCGAATCAACCTGGCGGAGGACGTGCTGGCCTGGGAGCACGAGCGCTTCGCCATCCGCCGGCTGCCTGCCTTCACGCTGTCCCACCTGGAGAGCCACCGTGACGGTCAACGCAGCAGCATCATGGACGTGCG GTCCCGGGTGGATTCTAAGACTCTGACCCGTAACACGAGGATCATCGCCGAGGCCCTGACTCGAGTCATCTACAACCTCACGGAGAAG GGGACGCCGCCAGACATGCCGGTGTTCACGGAGCAGATG CAGATCCAGCAGGAGCAGCTGGACTCGGTGATGGACTGGCTCACCAACCAGCCCCGCGCCGCGCAGTTGGTGGACAAGGACAGCACCTTCCTCAGCACGCTGGAGCATCACCTGAGCCGCTACCTGAAGGACGTCAAGCAGCACCACGTCAAGGCCGACAAGCG GGACCCCGAGTTTGTCTTCTACGACCAGCTGAAGCAAGTGATGAATGCGTACAG AGTCAAGCCAGCCGTCTTTGACCTGCTCCTGGCCGTTGGCATTGCTGCCTACCTCGGCATGGCCTATGTGGCTGTCCAG cacttCAGCCTCCTCTACAAGACCGTCCAGAGGCTGCTCGTGAAGGCCAAGACACAGTGA
- the S1PR4 gene encoding sphingosine 1-phosphate receptor 4 → MNTTGTPVASESCQQLAAGGHSRLIVMHYNHSGRLAGRGGPEDGGLGALRGLSVAASCLVVLENLLVLAAITSHMRSRRWVYYCLVNITLSDLLTGAAYLANVLLSGARTFRLAPAQWFLREGLLFTALAASTFSLLFTAGERFATMVRPVAESGATKTGRVYSFIGLCWLLATLLGMLPLLGWNCLCAFDRCSSLLPLYSKHYILFCLLIFAVVLATIMGLYGAIFHLVQASGQKAPRPAARRKARRLLKTVLMILLAFLVCWGPLFGLLLADVFGSNLWAQEYLRGMDWILALAVLNSAVNPIIYSFRSREVCRAVLSFLCCGCLRLGMRGPGDCLARAVEAHSGTSTTDSSLRPRDSFRGSRSLSFRMREPLSSISSVRSI, encoded by the coding sequence ATGAACACCACGGGGACCCCGGTGGCCTCCGAGTCCTGCCAACAGCTGGCGGCCGGCGGGCACAGCCGGCTCATCGTGATGCACTACAACCACTCGGGCcggctggccgggcgcggggggCCGGAGGACGGTGGCCTGGGGGCCCTGCGGGGGCTGTCGGTGGCCGCCAGCTGCCTGGTGGTGCTGGAGAACTTGCTGGTGCTGGCAGCCATCACGAGCCACATGCGGTCGCGACGCTGGGTCTACTATTGCCTGGTGAACATCACGCTGAGTGACCTGCTCACAGGCGCGGCCTACCTGGCCAACGTGCTGCTGTCCGGGGCCCGCACCTTCCGCCTGGCGCCCGCCCAGTGGTTCCTACGAGAGGGCCTGCTCTTCACCGCCCTGGCCGCCTCCACCTTCAGCCTGCTGTTCACCGCCGGGGAGCGCTTTGCCACCATGGTGCGGCCGGTGGCCGAGAGCGGGGCCACCAAGACCGGCCGCGTCTACAGCTTCATCGGCCTCTGCTGGCTGCTGGCCACGTTGCTGGGGATGCTGCCTTTGCTGGGCTGGAACTGCCTGTGCGCCTTTGACCGCTGCTCCAGCCTTCTGCCCCTCTACTCCAAGCACTACATCCTCTTCTGCCTGTTGATCTTCGCCGTCGTCCTGGCTACCATCATGGGCCTCTACGGGGCCATCTTCCACCTGGTGCAGGCCAGCGGGCAGAAGGCCCCACGCCCGGCTGCCCGCCGCAAGGCCCGCCGCCTGCTGAAGACGGTGCTGATGATCCTGCTGGCCTTCCTGGTGTGCTGGGGTCCGCTCTTCGGGCTGCTGCTGGCTGACGTCTTTGGCTCCAACCTCTGGGCCCAGGAGTACCTGCGGGGCATGGACTGGATCCTGGCCCTGGCCGTCCTCAACTCGGCGGTCAACCCCATCATCTACTCCTTCCGCAGCAGGGAGGTGTGCAGAGCCGTGCTCAGCTTCCTCTGCTGCGGGTGTCTCCGGTTGGGCATGCGAGGTCCTGGGGACTGCCTGGCCCGGGCCGTCGAGGCTCACTCTGGAACTTCCACCACCGACAGCTCTCTGAGGCCGAGGGACAGCTTTCGGGGCTCCCGGTCACTCAGCTTTCGGATGCGGGAGCCCCTGTCCAGCATCTCCAGCGTGCGGAGCATCTGA